The Trypanosoma brucei gambiense DAL972 chromosome 10, complete sequence genome has a segment encoding these proteins:
- a CDS encoding elongation factor 2, putative, producing the protein MVNFTVDEVRALMDYPEQIRNMSVIAHVDHGKSTLSDSLVGAAGIIKMEDAGDKRIMDTRADEIARGITIKSTAISMHYHVPPEIISDLPDDRRDFLINLIDSPGHVDFSSEVTAALRVTDGALVVVDCVEGVCVQTETVLRQALTERIRPVVFINKVDRAILELQLDPEEAYQGFVKTLQNVNVVIATYNDPVMGDVQVYPEKGTVAIGSGLQAWAFSVTRFAKMYASKFGVDESKMCERLWGDNFFDAKNKKWIKSETNAAGERVRRAFCQFCLDPIYQIFDAVMTEKAEKVEKMLKSLNINLTTEEREQVPKKLLKSIMMKFLPAAETLLQMIVAHLPSPKKAQSYRAEMLYSGESNPDEKYYMGIKNCDPNAPLMLYISKMVPTADRGRFFAFGRIFSGKVRCGQKVRIMGNNYIHGKKQDLYEDKPVQRTVLMMGRYQEAVEDMPCGNVVGLVGVDKYIVKSATITDDGESPHPLRDMKYSVSPVVRVAVEAKNPSDLPKLVEGLKRLAKSDPLVVCSIEESGEHIVAGAGELHLEICLKDLQEDFMNGAPLKISEPVVSFRETVTDVSSIQCLSKSANKHNRLFCRGAPLTEELCVEIEDGANAGSEADPKTRARFLADKFEWDVAEARKIWCYGPDNRGPNVVVDVTKGVQNMMEMKDSFVAAWQWATREGVLCDENMRGVRINVEDVTMHADAIHRGGGQIIPTARRVFYACCLTATPRLMEPMFQVDIQTVEHAMGGIYGVLTRRRGVIIGEENRPGTPIYNVRAYLPVAESFGFTADLRAGTGGQAFPQCVFDHWQQYPGDPLDPKSQANTLVLSIRQRKGLKPDIPGLDTFLDKL; encoded by the coding sequence ATGGTCAACTTCACCGTTGATGAGGTCCGTGCCCTCATGGACTACCCCGAACAGATCCGTAATATGTCCGTGATCGCGCACGTCGACCACGGCAAGTCCACTCTGTCCGACTCGCTTGTCGGTGCCGCTGGTATCATTAAGATGGAGGACGCCGGTGACAAACGTATCATGGACACTCGTGCGGACGAAATTGCCCGTGGTATCACAATCAAGTCGACTGCCATCTCGATGCATTACCATGTACCTCCCGAGATTATCAGTGACCTTCCCGATGACCGCCGTGACTTCTTGATCAATCTTATTGACTCACCCGGGCACGTTGATTTCAGTTCCGAGGTTACTGCTGCACTCCGTGTGACCGATGGTGCCCTAGTGGTCGTTGATTGTGTGGAGGGTGTGTGCGTGCAAACGGAAACGGTGCTTCGCCAGGCTCTGACTGAGCGTATTCGCCCCGTAGTCTTCATCAACAAGGTGGATCGTGCTATTCTGGAGCTACAGCTGGACCCCGAAGAGGCATACCAGGGCTTCGTGAAGACACTGCAAAACGTGAACGTTGTGATCGCCACCTACAATGACCCCGTCATGGGTGACGTGCAGGTGTACCCCGAGAAGGGTACAGTCGCCATTGGTTCCGGCCTGCAGGCTTGGGCCTTCTCTGTCACCCGCTTTGCGAAGATGTACGCATCCAAGTTCGGTGTTGATGAGTCCAAGATGTGTGAGCGACTATGGGGTGATAACTTCTTTGACGCGAAGAACAAGAAATGGATCAAGAGTGAGACAAACGCCGCAGGTGAGCGTGTACGTCGCGCGTTCTGCCAGTTCTGCTTGGACCCCATCTACCAGATCTTCGATGCAGTAATGACAGAGAAGGCTGAGAAGGTGGAGAAGATGCTCAAGTCACTCAACATTAACCTGACAACCGAGGAGCGCGAGCAGGTTCCCAAGAAGTTACTGAAATCTATCATGATGAAGTTCCTTCCTGCTGCCGAGACACTGCTGCAGATGATCGTAGCGCACCTGCCTTCACCCAAGAAGGCACAGAGCTACCGTGCTGAGATGCTCTACTCCGGTGAGTCTAACCCAGATGAGAAATACTACATGGGTATCAAGAACTGCGACCCGAATGCACCGCTGATGCTGTACATTAGCAAGATGGTACCGACCGCCGATCGTGGCCGCTTCTTTGCGTTCGGTCGTATCTTCTCTGGTAAGGTTCGATGCGGTCAGAAGGTGCGTATCATGGGTAACAACTACATCCATGGTAAGAAGCAAGATCTGTACGAGGACAAGCCGGTGCAGCGTACGGTGCTGATGATGGGTCGCTACCAGGAGGCCGTGGAGGACATGCCGTGCGGTAACGTTGTTGGTCTCGTGGGAGTGGACAAGTACATTGTGAAGTCTGCCACCATCACTGACGATGGTGAATCCCCGCACCCGCTTCGTGACATGAAATACTCCGTCTCACCTGTCGTCCGTGTTGCTGTGGAGGCCAAGAACCCGTCGGACCTTCCCAAGTTGGTGGAAGGGCTGAAGCGCCTTGCAAAATCCGATCCCCTTGTTGTGTGTTCGATTGAGGAAAGCGGTGAGCACATTGTTGCTGGTGCTGGTGAGCTGCACTTGGAGATTTGCCTCAAGGATCTTCAGGAAGATTTTATGAACGGCGCACCGCTAAAGATCTCAGAACCTGTGGTGTCGTTCCGTGAAACTGTGACGGATGTGTCGTCGATACAATGTCTCTCCAAGTCTGCTAACAAACACAATCGTCTATTCTGCCGCGGCGCGCCGCTGACGGAGGAGCTGTGCGTTGAGATTGAGGATGGCGCAAATGCCGGCTCCGAGGCGGACCCCAAGACTCGTGCCCGCTTCCTTGCGGACAAGTTCGAATGGGATGTGGCTGAGGCGCGTAAGATCTGGTGCTACGGTCCCGACAATCGCGGACCCAACGTGGTTGTGGACGTGACGAAGGGTGTGCAGAACATGATGGAAATGAAAGATTCGTTCGTTGCGGCCTGGCAATGGGCGACACGTGAGGGTGTGCTCTGTGACGAGAACATGCGTGGTGTGAGGATCAACGTGGAGGACGTGACGATGCACGCTGATGCCATCCATCGTGGTGGCGGTCAGATCATCCCCACTGCCCGCCGTGTGTTCTATGCCTGCTGCCTGACTGCTACGCCGCGGTTGATGGAGCCGATGTTCCAGGTTGACATTCAGACTGTGGAGCACGCCATGGGAGGCATCTACGGTGTACTGACACGCCGCCGTGGTGTGATTATCGGCGAGGAGAACCGCCCAGGCACACCCATCTACAACGTTCGTGCATACCTCCCAGTCGCCGAGTCGTTCGGTTTCACCGCTGACCTTCGTGCCGGAACCGGAGGCCAGGCATTCCCGCAGTGTGTGTTTGACCACTGGCAGCAGTACCCTGGTGACCCGCTTGACCCCAAGTCACAGGCAAACACTCTGGTGCTGAGCATTCGCCAACGCAAGGGCCTCAAACCAGACATTCCGGGCCTCGACACCTTCCTGGACAAGCTATAG
- a CDS encoding mitochondrial inner membrane signal peptidase,putative, with translation MVMRWGFFSVNRNLPCIFLGAFIGYNVDVCCSVKGRSMYPTLIPGDYVLFIPSFVHLLARELTKMQLVREGDIVVMQISPELRVCKRVVRTTSDASVVQYWNNLQFTVPALVLGGEPSENSGGEEETGAHSDNSSRSHEWDTCLERAGNKSALWLWLEGDNPLESFDSRHTGAMPVECLRGRVLLKIWPSLTHLPSTAPKGGAGEGP, from the coding sequence ATGGTGATGCGTTGGGGATTTTTTTCGGTGAATCGAAACCTACCATGTATATTTCTTGGGGCGTTTATCGGATATAACGTTGACGTCTGCTGCTCAGTAAAGGGCAGGTCAATGTATCCAACACTAATACCCGGTGATTACGTGTTGTTCATTCCATCTTTTGTGCATTTACTTGCAAGGGAACTGACGAAGATGCAGTTGGTGCGGGAGGGAGATATTGTTGTTATGCAAATTTCACCGGAGTTAAGAGTTTGCAAACGTGTCGTTCGAACCACCAGCGATGCTTCGGTCGTGCAGTACTGGAACAACTTACAGTTCACGGTACCGGCGCTGGTGCTGGGGGGTGAGCCTTCGGAAAACTcaggaggagaggaagaaactgGCGCACATAGTGACAACAGTTCTAGGTCACACGAATGGGACACATGCCTCGAACGTGCTGGAAACAAGTCAGCGCTTTGGCTCTGGCTCGAGGGTGATAATCCTCTAGAGAGTTTTGACTCACGTCATACCGGCGCCATGCCCGTTGAATGTCTCCGTGGCCGTGTGCTGTTGAAAATATGGCCCTCCCTTACACATCTTCCTTCAACTGCTCCGAAAGGGGGAGCGGGTGAGGGACCATAA